The proteins below are encoded in one region of Aspergillus nidulans FGSC A4 chromosome III:
- a CDS encoding mitochondrial 54S ribosomal protein mL40 (transcript_id=CADANIAT00005442), producing MRPSVSPVLASLANVFRIPLSQSTLRPTIPFLNKQTSTQPSTLQAQAKAPFSTTTPLLKRKTQYTDRRVTLIRYFLYHPLTPRPLRFSRTRFLRHWTIHRAWQLYQAQRRRNHQLELQRQWQAMNAACEELRTGAGDGGKLFRKSMIKTRIFQDMFPIEYGRLQTEGPGEGWNHAWKRPEGTTKR from the exons ATGCGTCCATCGGTATCCCCAGTCCTCGCCTCTCTGGCAAACGTGTTCCGAATTCCCCTATCACAATCGACTCTCCGGCCAACAATTCCCTTTCTCAATAAGCAAACGTCGACACAACCCAGCACCTTACAAGCGCAAGCCAAGGCCCCATTCTCGACTACAACCCCGCTACTCAAGCGAAAGACTCAATATACAGACCGGAGAGTTA CTCTTATTCGCTACTTCCTATATCACCCGCTCACTCCGCGTCCACTCCGCTTCAGTCGCACCCGTTTCCTCCGCCACTGGACCATCCACCGCGCCTGGCAATTGTACCAGGCCCAGCGCAGGCGCAACCACCAGCtcgagctgcagcggcagtggcagGCCATGAACGCCGCCTGCGAAGAGCTAAGGACTGGGGCTGGTGATGGTGGGAAGTTGTTCCGCAAGAGTATGATTAAGACGAGGATTTTCCAGGATATGTTCCCCATTGAGTATGGGCGCCTGCAGACGGAGGGACCTGGGGAGGGTTGGAATCATGCATGGAAGAGGCCTGAGGGAACAACAAAGCGGTGA
- the rho2 gene encoding putative Rho GTPase Rho 2 (transcript_id=CADANIAT00005443), translating into MAQQQDDNVMRRKLVIIGDGACGKTSLLSVFTLGYFPTHYVPTVFESYVTDCRVDGRSVQLALWDTAGQEDYERLRPLAYSKAHVILIGFAVDTPDSLENVKIKWIEEANERCPGVPIILVGLKKDLRENPGAIEEMRKKSLRFVSPKEGSETATQIKARKYLECSSLTGEGVDDVFEAATRAALLTFDKRKSSCCIVL; encoded by the exons ATGGCCCAGCAACAGGATGACAATGTTATGCGAAG AAAGCTGGTGATCATCGGTGACGGCGCCTGTGGGAAAACGAGTCTGCTGAGTGTTTTTACATTGGGCTACTTCCCTACA CATTAT GTCCCAACGGTGTTCGAGAGCTATGTGACAGACTGCCGGGTAGACGGCCGGTCAGTCCAGTTAGCATTGTGGGATACAGCCGGTCAGGAAGATTACGAGCGACTGCGTCCGCTAGCCTACTCCAAAGCCCACGTTATCCTGATCGGATTTGCTGTCGACACGCCAGATTCGCTCGAGAACGTCAAGATCAAG TGGATCGAAGAAGCGAATGAGCGATGCCCCGGCGTACCCATCATCCTCGTTGGGCTGAAGAAGGACCTCCGCGAGAACCCCGGAGCGATCGAGGAAATGCGAAAGAAGTCTCTCCGATTTGTGTCGCCCAAGGAAGGAAGTGAAACAGCAACGCAGATCAAGGCCCGAAAATACCTTGAGTGCTCTTCGCTAACAGGCGAGGGTGTGGACGACGTCTTTGAAGCCGCCACCCGCGCCGCGCTCCTCACCTTCGATAAGCGGAAATCCTCATGTTGCATTGTGCTATGA